A genome region from Solanum pennellii chromosome 12, SPENNV200 includes the following:
- the LOC107007487 gene encoding phosphoinositide phosphatase SAC2-like isoform X3 — MEIDSKERHETNLQPPKENNFYLQKFRLYETRSNFYMIGWDNSRTIWKVLKIDRSESTELLIHEDPTIYSEREYLDLLSRIHEGNKPTGGLKFVCLCYGIIGFIKFLGAHYLLVITERREIGKIRGHVVYAITESEMFPVPNSTVLSKMTYSKDENRYLKLLRKMDLTKDYFFSYSYHIMLSFQKNLSNSKSGVAIYETMFVWNEFLTREIHNQLQNTKWTVALVYGFFKQATFKISSQDFILTLIARRSRHYAGTRYLKRGVNEKGRVANDVETEQIVFEDVPEGSPFGATSVVQNRGSIPLFWSQETSLLNVKPDIILSRRDFKFEATKLHFEDLAQRYGNPIIILNLIKTFEKRPREMILRAEFANAIEFLNKDLPEDERLRFLHWDINKRPRIKAKMALLRLGDVAANALELTGFLHCQLIPTSRTEELQKLSPTSCDDRGDHVKEDLDEMDVEMDNECDKLRGAYCVKVSSVQNGVLRTNCVDCLDRTNVGQYAYGLVALSHQLHALGFVDIDNINIDSHSPLAQELMQIYEEMGDTLALQYGGSAAHNKIFSEMRGQWKAATRSQEIIRSVQRYYRNACMDPAKQDAINVFLGHFQPQEGGPALWELNADQHYDVRKHGSNPTAERSRFNPSLSSRQLFHDIQLDQCLRSSSFKFEEGALFDSSNFLDVDWLSSSGNSCEEETYDRSSIIGSPSRGMSSDSMTTNVSAPDSGTSLKKVQTPGEISVDAKVSKQMHRQYSEKFVRWVTEEDGFFD, encoded by the exons ATGGAGATAGATAGCAAGGAAAGGCATGAAACCAATTTGCAGCCGCCGAAAGAGAACAATTTTTATCTGCAGAAGTTTCGTCTCTACGAGACTCGCTCG AACTTTTACATGATAGGATGGGATAATAGCAGAACTATTTGGAAAGTATTAAAGATTGATAGATCAGAATCCACAGAGCTACTCATTCATGAAGATCCCACCATATATTCTGAACGTGAATACTTAGACCTCCTAAGTAGAATACATGAAGGAAACAAGCCTACTGGAGGGCTTAAATTCGTTTGTCTCTGCTATGGAATTATTG GTTTTATAAAGTTTTTGGGAGCTCATTACTTATTGGTTATAACTGAAAGAAGAGAGATCGGAAAGATACGTGGTCATGTTGTTTACGCTATCACTGAGAGCGAGATGTTCCCGGTTCCCAATTCTACGGTGCTTTCCAAAATGACGTATTCTAAGGATGAGAACAG ATACCTAAAGCTCCTCCGCAAGATGGATCTCACAAAGGACTACTTTTTCAGCTACTCCTATCATATAATGCTTAGCTTTCAAAAGAACCTGAGCAACTCAAAGTCAGGTGTCGCCATTTATGAGACAATGTTTGTATGGAATGAGTTCTTGACTCGAGAAATTCACAATCAACTCCAAAATACTAAATGGACTGTCGCATTAGTCTATGGGTTTTTTAAGCAG GCTACATTTAAAATTTCTTCGCAAGACTTCATCTTAACCCTTATTGCTAGACGGTCTCGCCATTATGCTGGTACCAG ATATTTAAAAAGAGGAGTAAATGAGAAGGGCCGTGTAGCAAATGATGTTGAGACGGAACAAATTGTATTCGAAGATGTACCTGAAGGATCCCCTTTTGGAGCAACTTCTGTTGTACAGAACCGCGGTTCAATACCTCTTTTTTGGTCTCAAGAAACTTCGCTCTTGAATGTGAAACCTGACATCATAT TGTCAAGGAGGGACTTTAAGTTTGAAGCCACCAAACTTCACTTTGAAGATCTTGCTCAAAGATATGGAAATCCAATTATTATATTGAACTTGATTAAG ACTTTTGAGAAGAGGCCCAGAGAAATGATTCTTCGTGCAGAATTTGCTAATGCTATTGAGTTCTTAAACAAAGATCTTCCTGAGGACGAACGCTTGAGATTTCTTCACTGGGATATAAACAAACGCCCGAGAAT CAAAGCTAAAATGGCCTTGCTACGTCTAGGTGATGTGGCTGCTAATGCTTTGGAGTTAACTGGCTTTTTACACTGTCAGCTTATCCCTACTTCAAGAACTGAGGAGTTACAAAAATTGTCGCCCACCAG TTGTGATGATAGAGGAGACCATGTTAAAGAGGACCTTGACGAAATGGATGTTGAAATGGACAATGAGTGTGACAAACTGCGTGGAGCTTACTGTGTCAAAGTTTCATCAGTCCAAAATGGAGTCTTAAGAACGAATTGTGTAGACTGTTTGGATCGCACAAATGTTGGCCAGTATGCCTATGGACTGGTTGCTCTGTCCCATCAGCTGCATGCCTTAGGCTTTGTAGATATTGACAACATCAACATTGATTCACATTCTCCTTTAGCACAAGAACTAATGCAGATCTACGAAGAAATGGGAGACACTCTTGCACTGCAATATGGTGGCTCTGCTGCACATAATAAG ATATTTTCAGAAATGCGAGGCCAATGGAAAGCAGCAACAAGGTCTCAAGAGATCATTCGATCAGTCCAGCGTTACTACCGTAATGCGTGCATGGACCCTGCGAAACAAGATGCCATCAATGT GTTCTTGGGCCATTTCCAGCCACAAGAGGGTGGGCCAGCTCTTTGGGAATTGAATGCAGACCAGCATTATGATGTTAGGAAGCATGGATCAAATCCAACTGCCGAAAGATCTAG GTTCAACCCCTCATTGTCAAGCAGACAGCTTTTCCATGATATACAGTTAGATCAATGTCTCCGAAGTAGTAGCTTTAAATTTGAGGAAGGTGCTTTGTTCGATTCATCAAATTTTTTAGATGTTGATTGGCTCTCTTCATCAGGAAATTCTTGTGAAGAAGAAACATATGACAG ATCTTCAATCATAGGTTCTCCATCTCGGGGCATGTCATCGGATAGCATGACAACAAACGTTTCAGCTCCTGATTCCGGGACAAGTTTGAAG AAGGTGCAGACTCCCGGAGAAATCAGTGTTGATGCTAAAGTGAGTAAGCAGATGCACCGGCAATACTCTGAGAAGTTTGTTCGTTGGGTTACCGAAGAAGATGGTTTTTTTGATTGA
- the LOC107007487 gene encoding phosphoinositide phosphatase SAC2-like isoform X1 — protein sequence MEIDSKERHETNLQPPKENNFYLQKFRLYETRSNFYMIGWDNSRTIWKVLKIDRSESTELLIHEDPTIYSEREYLDLLSRIHEGNKPTGGLKFVCLCYGIIGFIKFLGAHYLLVITERREIGKIRGHVVYAITESEMFPVPNSTVLSKMTYSKDENRYLKLLRKMDLTKDYFFSYSYHIMLSFQKNLSNSKSGVAIYETMFVWNEFLTREIHNQLQNTKWTVALVYGFFKQATFKISSQDFILTLIARRSRHYAGTRYLKRGVNEKGRVANDVETEQIVFEDVPEGSPFGATSVVQNRGSIPLFWSQETSLLNVKPDIILSRRDFKFEATKLHFEDLAQRYGNPIIILNLIKTFEKRPREMILRAEFANAIEFLNKDLPEDERLRFLHWDINKRPRIKAKMALLRLGDVAANALELTGFLHCQLIPTSRTEELQKLSPTSCDDRGDHVKEDLDEMDVEMDNECDKLRGAYCVKVSSVQNGVLRTNCVDCLDRTNVGQYAYGLVALSHQLHALGFVDIDNINIDSHSPLAQELMQIYEEMGDTLALQYGGSAAHNKIFSEMRGQWKAATRSQEIIRSVQRYYRNACMDPAKQDAINVFLGHFQPQEGGPALWELNADQHYDVRKHGSNPTAERSRSYFKRSLSEGNISCGSSSQGKDTDLDQTEDTYEPLTERGKGCKGISESSPEICTCDSDISFTRFNPSLSSRQLFHDIQLDQCLRSSSFKFEEGALFDSSNFLDVDWLSSSGNSCEEETYDRSSIIGSPSRGMSSDSMTTNVSAPDSGTSLKKVQTPGEISVDAKVSKQMHRQYSEKFVRWVTEEDGFFD from the exons ATGGAGATAGATAGCAAGGAAAGGCATGAAACCAATTTGCAGCCGCCGAAAGAGAACAATTTTTATCTGCAGAAGTTTCGTCTCTACGAGACTCGCTCG AACTTTTACATGATAGGATGGGATAATAGCAGAACTATTTGGAAAGTATTAAAGATTGATAGATCAGAATCCACAGAGCTACTCATTCATGAAGATCCCACCATATATTCTGAACGTGAATACTTAGACCTCCTAAGTAGAATACATGAAGGAAACAAGCCTACTGGAGGGCTTAAATTCGTTTGTCTCTGCTATGGAATTATTG GTTTTATAAAGTTTTTGGGAGCTCATTACTTATTGGTTATAACTGAAAGAAGAGAGATCGGAAAGATACGTGGTCATGTTGTTTACGCTATCACTGAGAGCGAGATGTTCCCGGTTCCCAATTCTACGGTGCTTTCCAAAATGACGTATTCTAAGGATGAGAACAG ATACCTAAAGCTCCTCCGCAAGATGGATCTCACAAAGGACTACTTTTTCAGCTACTCCTATCATATAATGCTTAGCTTTCAAAAGAACCTGAGCAACTCAAAGTCAGGTGTCGCCATTTATGAGACAATGTTTGTATGGAATGAGTTCTTGACTCGAGAAATTCACAATCAACTCCAAAATACTAAATGGACTGTCGCATTAGTCTATGGGTTTTTTAAGCAG GCTACATTTAAAATTTCTTCGCAAGACTTCATCTTAACCCTTATTGCTAGACGGTCTCGCCATTATGCTGGTACCAG ATATTTAAAAAGAGGAGTAAATGAGAAGGGCCGTGTAGCAAATGATGTTGAGACGGAACAAATTGTATTCGAAGATGTACCTGAAGGATCCCCTTTTGGAGCAACTTCTGTTGTACAGAACCGCGGTTCAATACCTCTTTTTTGGTCTCAAGAAACTTCGCTCTTGAATGTGAAACCTGACATCATAT TGTCAAGGAGGGACTTTAAGTTTGAAGCCACCAAACTTCACTTTGAAGATCTTGCTCAAAGATATGGAAATCCAATTATTATATTGAACTTGATTAAG ACTTTTGAGAAGAGGCCCAGAGAAATGATTCTTCGTGCAGAATTTGCTAATGCTATTGAGTTCTTAAACAAAGATCTTCCTGAGGACGAACGCTTGAGATTTCTTCACTGGGATATAAACAAACGCCCGAGAAT CAAAGCTAAAATGGCCTTGCTACGTCTAGGTGATGTGGCTGCTAATGCTTTGGAGTTAACTGGCTTTTTACACTGTCAGCTTATCCCTACTTCAAGAACTGAGGAGTTACAAAAATTGTCGCCCACCAG TTGTGATGATAGAGGAGACCATGTTAAAGAGGACCTTGACGAAATGGATGTTGAAATGGACAATGAGTGTGACAAACTGCGTGGAGCTTACTGTGTCAAAGTTTCATCAGTCCAAAATGGAGTCTTAAGAACGAATTGTGTAGACTGTTTGGATCGCACAAATGTTGGCCAGTATGCCTATGGACTGGTTGCTCTGTCCCATCAGCTGCATGCCTTAGGCTTTGTAGATATTGACAACATCAACATTGATTCACATTCTCCTTTAGCACAAGAACTAATGCAGATCTACGAAGAAATGGGAGACACTCTTGCACTGCAATATGGTGGCTCTGCTGCACATAATAAG ATATTTTCAGAAATGCGAGGCCAATGGAAAGCAGCAACAAGGTCTCAAGAGATCATTCGATCAGTCCAGCGTTACTACCGTAATGCGTGCATGGACCCTGCGAAACAAGATGCCATCAATGT GTTCTTGGGCCATTTCCAGCCACAAGAGGGTGGGCCAGCTCTTTGGGAATTGAATGCAGACCAGCATTATGATGTTAGGAAGCATGGATCAAATCCAACTGCCGAAAGATCTAG GTCATATTTTAAAAGATCGCTATCAGAAGGAAACATAAGTTGCGGAAGCAGTTCTCAGGGTAAAGACACTGACTTAGATCAGACTGAAGACACTTACGAGCCTTTAACTGAACGTGGCAAAGGTTGTAAGGGTATTTCGGAGTCATCACCAGAAATCTGTACCTGTGACAGTGATATTTCGTTTACCAG GTTCAACCCCTCATTGTCAAGCAGACAGCTTTTCCATGATATACAGTTAGATCAATGTCTCCGAAGTAGTAGCTTTAAATTTGAGGAAGGTGCTTTGTTCGATTCATCAAATTTTTTAGATGTTGATTGGCTCTCTTCATCAGGAAATTCTTGTGAAGAAGAAACATATGACAG ATCTTCAATCATAGGTTCTCCATCTCGGGGCATGTCATCGGATAGCATGACAACAAACGTTTCAGCTCCTGATTCCGGGACAAGTTTGAAG AAGGTGCAGACTCCCGGAGAAATCAGTGTTGATGCTAAAGTGAGTAAGCAGATGCACCGGCAATACTCTGAGAAGTTTGTTCGTTGGGTTACCGAAGAAGATGGTTTTTTTGATTGA
- the LOC107007487 gene encoding phosphoinositide phosphatase SAC2-like isoform X4, whose translation MYRGKLQWCSDVIFYMLNETRYLKLLRKMDLTKDYFFSYSYHIMLSFQKNLSNSKSGVAIYETMFVWNEFLTREIHNQLQNTKWTVALVYGFFKQATFKISSQDFILTLIARRSRHYAGTRYLKRGVNEKGRVANDVETEQIVFEDVPEGSPFGATSVVQNRGSIPLFWSQETSLLNVKPDIILSRRDFKFEATKLHFEDLAQRYGNPIIILNLIKTFEKRPREMILRAEFANAIEFLNKDLPEDERLRFLHWDINKRPRIKAKMALLRLGDVAANALELTGFLHCQLIPTSRTEELQKLSPTSCDDRGDHVKEDLDEMDVEMDNECDKLRGAYCVKVSSVQNGVLRTNCVDCLDRTNVGQYAYGLVALSHQLHALGFVDIDNINIDSHSPLAQELMQIYEEMGDTLALQYGGSAAHNKIFSEMRGQWKAATRSQEIIRSVQRYYRNACMDPAKQDAINVFLGHFQPQEGGPALWELNADQHYDVRKHGSNPTAERSRSYFKRSLSEGNISCGSSSQGKDTDLDQTEDTYEPLTERGKGCKGISESSPEICTCDSDISFTRFNPSLSSRQLFHDIQLDQCLRSSSFKFEEGALFDSSNFLDVDWLSSSGNSCEEETYDRSSIIGSPSRGMSSDSMTTNVSAPDSGTSLKKVQTPGEISVDAKVSKQMHRQYSEKFVRWVTEEDGFFD comes from the exons ATGTACAGGGGCAAATTACAGTGGTGTTCTGATGTTATTTTTTACATGTTGAATGAGACAAG ATACCTAAAGCTCCTCCGCAAGATGGATCTCACAAAGGACTACTTTTTCAGCTACTCCTATCATATAATGCTTAGCTTTCAAAAGAACCTGAGCAACTCAAAGTCAGGTGTCGCCATTTATGAGACAATGTTTGTATGGAATGAGTTCTTGACTCGAGAAATTCACAATCAACTCCAAAATACTAAATGGACTGTCGCATTAGTCTATGGGTTTTTTAAGCAG GCTACATTTAAAATTTCTTCGCAAGACTTCATCTTAACCCTTATTGCTAGACGGTCTCGCCATTATGCTGGTACCAG ATATTTAAAAAGAGGAGTAAATGAGAAGGGCCGTGTAGCAAATGATGTTGAGACGGAACAAATTGTATTCGAAGATGTACCTGAAGGATCCCCTTTTGGAGCAACTTCTGTTGTACAGAACCGCGGTTCAATACCTCTTTTTTGGTCTCAAGAAACTTCGCTCTTGAATGTGAAACCTGACATCATAT TGTCAAGGAGGGACTTTAAGTTTGAAGCCACCAAACTTCACTTTGAAGATCTTGCTCAAAGATATGGAAATCCAATTATTATATTGAACTTGATTAAG ACTTTTGAGAAGAGGCCCAGAGAAATGATTCTTCGTGCAGAATTTGCTAATGCTATTGAGTTCTTAAACAAAGATCTTCCTGAGGACGAACGCTTGAGATTTCTTCACTGGGATATAAACAAACGCCCGAGAAT CAAAGCTAAAATGGCCTTGCTACGTCTAGGTGATGTGGCTGCTAATGCTTTGGAGTTAACTGGCTTTTTACACTGTCAGCTTATCCCTACTTCAAGAACTGAGGAGTTACAAAAATTGTCGCCCACCAG TTGTGATGATAGAGGAGACCATGTTAAAGAGGACCTTGACGAAATGGATGTTGAAATGGACAATGAGTGTGACAAACTGCGTGGAGCTTACTGTGTCAAAGTTTCATCAGTCCAAAATGGAGTCTTAAGAACGAATTGTGTAGACTGTTTGGATCGCACAAATGTTGGCCAGTATGCCTATGGACTGGTTGCTCTGTCCCATCAGCTGCATGCCTTAGGCTTTGTAGATATTGACAACATCAACATTGATTCACATTCTCCTTTAGCACAAGAACTAATGCAGATCTACGAAGAAATGGGAGACACTCTTGCACTGCAATATGGTGGCTCTGCTGCACATAATAAG ATATTTTCAGAAATGCGAGGCCAATGGAAAGCAGCAACAAGGTCTCAAGAGATCATTCGATCAGTCCAGCGTTACTACCGTAATGCGTGCATGGACCCTGCGAAACAAGATGCCATCAATGT GTTCTTGGGCCATTTCCAGCCACAAGAGGGTGGGCCAGCTCTTTGGGAATTGAATGCAGACCAGCATTATGATGTTAGGAAGCATGGATCAAATCCAACTGCCGAAAGATCTAG GTCATATTTTAAAAGATCGCTATCAGAAGGAAACATAAGTTGCGGAAGCAGTTCTCAGGGTAAAGACACTGACTTAGATCAGACTGAAGACACTTACGAGCCTTTAACTGAACGTGGCAAAGGTTGTAAGGGTATTTCGGAGTCATCACCAGAAATCTGTACCTGTGACAGTGATATTTCGTTTACCAG GTTCAACCCCTCATTGTCAAGCAGACAGCTTTTCCATGATATACAGTTAGATCAATGTCTCCGAAGTAGTAGCTTTAAATTTGAGGAAGGTGCTTTGTTCGATTCATCAAATTTTTTAGATGTTGATTGGCTCTCTTCATCAGGAAATTCTTGTGAAGAAGAAACATATGACAG ATCTTCAATCATAGGTTCTCCATCTCGGGGCATGTCATCGGATAGCATGACAACAAACGTTTCAGCTCCTGATTCCGGGACAAGTTTGAAG AAGGTGCAGACTCCCGGAGAAATCAGTGTTGATGCTAAAGTGAGTAAGCAGATGCACCGGCAATACTCTGAGAAGTTTGTTCGTTGGGTTACCGAAGAAGATGGTTTTTTTGATTGA
- the LOC107007487 gene encoding phosphoinositide phosphatase SAC2-like isoform X2 produces the protein MIGWDNSRTIWKVLKIDRSESTELLIHEDPTIYSEREYLDLLSRIHEGNKPTGGLKFVCLCYGIIGFIKFLGAHYLLVITERREIGKIRGHVVYAITESEMFPVPNSTVLSKMTYSKDENRYLKLLRKMDLTKDYFFSYSYHIMLSFQKNLSNSKSGVAIYETMFVWNEFLTREIHNQLQNTKWTVALVYGFFKQATFKISSQDFILTLIARRSRHYAGTRYLKRGVNEKGRVANDVETEQIVFEDVPEGSPFGATSVVQNRGSIPLFWSQETSLLNVKPDIILSRRDFKFEATKLHFEDLAQRYGNPIIILNLIKTFEKRPREMILRAEFANAIEFLNKDLPEDERLRFLHWDINKRPRIKAKMALLRLGDVAANALELTGFLHCQLIPTSRTEELQKLSPTSCDDRGDHVKEDLDEMDVEMDNECDKLRGAYCVKVSSVQNGVLRTNCVDCLDRTNVGQYAYGLVALSHQLHALGFVDIDNINIDSHSPLAQELMQIYEEMGDTLALQYGGSAAHNKIFSEMRGQWKAATRSQEIIRSVQRYYRNACMDPAKQDAINVFLGHFQPQEGGPALWELNADQHYDVRKHGSNPTAERSRSYFKRSLSEGNISCGSSSQGKDTDLDQTEDTYEPLTERGKGCKGISESSPEICTCDSDISFTRFNPSLSSRQLFHDIQLDQCLRSSSFKFEEGALFDSSNFLDVDWLSSSGNSCEEETYDRSSIIGSPSRGMSSDSMTTNVSAPDSGTSLKKVQTPGEISVDAKVSKQMHRQYSEKFVRWVTEEDGFFD, from the exons ATGATAGGATGGGATAATAGCAGAACTATTTGGAAAGTATTAAAGATTGATAGATCAGAATCCACAGAGCTACTCATTCATGAAGATCCCACCATATATTCTGAACGTGAATACTTAGACCTCCTAAGTAGAATACATGAAGGAAACAAGCCTACTGGAGGGCTTAAATTCGTTTGTCTCTGCTATGGAATTATTG GTTTTATAAAGTTTTTGGGAGCTCATTACTTATTGGTTATAACTGAAAGAAGAGAGATCGGAAAGATACGTGGTCATGTTGTTTACGCTATCACTGAGAGCGAGATGTTCCCGGTTCCCAATTCTACGGTGCTTTCCAAAATGACGTATTCTAAGGATGAGAACAG ATACCTAAAGCTCCTCCGCAAGATGGATCTCACAAAGGACTACTTTTTCAGCTACTCCTATCATATAATGCTTAGCTTTCAAAAGAACCTGAGCAACTCAAAGTCAGGTGTCGCCATTTATGAGACAATGTTTGTATGGAATGAGTTCTTGACTCGAGAAATTCACAATCAACTCCAAAATACTAAATGGACTGTCGCATTAGTCTATGGGTTTTTTAAGCAG GCTACATTTAAAATTTCTTCGCAAGACTTCATCTTAACCCTTATTGCTAGACGGTCTCGCCATTATGCTGGTACCAG ATATTTAAAAAGAGGAGTAAATGAGAAGGGCCGTGTAGCAAATGATGTTGAGACGGAACAAATTGTATTCGAAGATGTACCTGAAGGATCCCCTTTTGGAGCAACTTCTGTTGTACAGAACCGCGGTTCAATACCTCTTTTTTGGTCTCAAGAAACTTCGCTCTTGAATGTGAAACCTGACATCATAT TGTCAAGGAGGGACTTTAAGTTTGAAGCCACCAAACTTCACTTTGAAGATCTTGCTCAAAGATATGGAAATCCAATTATTATATTGAACTTGATTAAG ACTTTTGAGAAGAGGCCCAGAGAAATGATTCTTCGTGCAGAATTTGCTAATGCTATTGAGTTCTTAAACAAAGATCTTCCTGAGGACGAACGCTTGAGATTTCTTCACTGGGATATAAACAAACGCCCGAGAAT CAAAGCTAAAATGGCCTTGCTACGTCTAGGTGATGTGGCTGCTAATGCTTTGGAGTTAACTGGCTTTTTACACTGTCAGCTTATCCCTACTTCAAGAACTGAGGAGTTACAAAAATTGTCGCCCACCAG TTGTGATGATAGAGGAGACCATGTTAAAGAGGACCTTGACGAAATGGATGTTGAAATGGACAATGAGTGTGACAAACTGCGTGGAGCTTACTGTGTCAAAGTTTCATCAGTCCAAAATGGAGTCTTAAGAACGAATTGTGTAGACTGTTTGGATCGCACAAATGTTGGCCAGTATGCCTATGGACTGGTTGCTCTGTCCCATCAGCTGCATGCCTTAGGCTTTGTAGATATTGACAACATCAACATTGATTCACATTCTCCTTTAGCACAAGAACTAATGCAGATCTACGAAGAAATGGGAGACACTCTTGCACTGCAATATGGTGGCTCTGCTGCACATAATAAG ATATTTTCAGAAATGCGAGGCCAATGGAAAGCAGCAACAAGGTCTCAAGAGATCATTCGATCAGTCCAGCGTTACTACCGTAATGCGTGCATGGACCCTGCGAAACAAGATGCCATCAATGT GTTCTTGGGCCATTTCCAGCCACAAGAGGGTGGGCCAGCTCTTTGGGAATTGAATGCAGACCAGCATTATGATGTTAGGAAGCATGGATCAAATCCAACTGCCGAAAGATCTAG GTCATATTTTAAAAGATCGCTATCAGAAGGAAACATAAGTTGCGGAAGCAGTTCTCAGGGTAAAGACACTGACTTAGATCAGACTGAAGACACTTACGAGCCTTTAACTGAACGTGGCAAAGGTTGTAAGGGTATTTCGGAGTCATCACCAGAAATCTGTACCTGTGACAGTGATATTTCGTTTACCAG GTTCAACCCCTCATTGTCAAGCAGACAGCTTTTCCATGATATACAGTTAGATCAATGTCTCCGAAGTAGTAGCTTTAAATTTGAGGAAGGTGCTTTGTTCGATTCATCAAATTTTTTAGATGTTGATTGGCTCTCTTCATCAGGAAATTCTTGTGAAGAAGAAACATATGACAG ATCTTCAATCATAGGTTCTCCATCTCGGGGCATGTCATCGGATAGCATGACAACAAACGTTTCAGCTCCTGATTCCGGGACAAGTTTGAAG AAGGTGCAGACTCCCGGAGAAATCAGTGTTGATGCTAAAGTGAGTAAGCAGATGCACCGGCAATACTCTGAGAAGTTTGTTCGTTGGGTTACCGAAGAAGATGGTTTTTTTGATTGA